The Phaeacidiphilus oryzae TH49 region ACTCGCCGCCGTGGTCGCCGAGTTCGGCGAGGGGGTGCTGCGCGCGGACGGCACCCTGGACCGGCCGAAGCTGGGCGCGGTCGTCTTCGCCGACAAGGAGAGGCTGGCCGCGCTGAACGCGATCGTCCACCCGCTGGTGCGGGACCGCTCGGCCGAGTTGGAGGCCGCCGCCGGTCCGGACGACGTGCTGGTCAACGACGTCCCGCTGCTCGCGGAGAACGGGCTGCGGGACCTGTACGACCTGGTGGTCGTGGTGGACGCGGCCGACGGCACCCGGCTGCGGCGGCTGGTCGAGCTGCGCGGGATGGCGGAGTCCGAGGCGCGGGCCCGGATGGCCGCCCAGGCGAGCCGCGAGCAGCGGCTGGCCATCGCGGACATCGTGATCGACAACGACGGCCCGCTGGCGCGGCTGGCGCCGCGGGTCGCCGAGGTGTGGGACGAGCTGAAGAGCCGGGCGGCGAAGCGCGGGTGACGGGTCGGCCGGTCGGCCGGTCGGGTCGGCCGGCCGCCGGGTCGGGTCGGCCGGTCAACCGGCCGCCGGGGGACGCCAGTTCACCGTGGACGCGGCGGCCCTCGCCGCCACCGACATCGGGGTGGCGGCGATCGACAGATCCCGGAGGGCGGCGGTGAGGCGCCCGGACACCGCGACCATCCTGGCCACCCGCGCCGAGTTGCGGACGACGGCCGTGGTGCGGGGCAGCCGAGCCGCGGAGTACTCGGCGAGGGTGGACGACCGCGCCAGCACCACCGCGTCCTCGACGGCCTGGCAGGCGCCCTGGCCCTGGAACGGGGTCATGGCGTGGGCGGCGTCGCCGAGCAGGGCGGTGCGCCCGGAGTGGAAGGCCGGCAGCGGGTCGATCAGATGGTGGACGTCGCTGCGGGTGATCGCGGATTCCTCGGCGGCGTCCAGGAGTTGGGGGATCGGGTCGCACCAGTCGCCGAACCGGCGCAGGAGTTCGGCCCGCTCGCCGTCGGGCGCGGCGCCGCCGGCGGGTGCCAGGGCGGCGGCGTAGAGGTAGAACCGGCCGTCGGCGAGGGCGATCACGCCGGTGAGGGCCCCCCGGCCCCAGGTCTCGCCGAAGGGGACATCGGCGGGGGCGGCGGCGCGGGGGAGGACGGTCCGCCAGGTGGTGAAGCCGGAGTAGCGGGGACCCGGGTGGTCGGGGAAGAGAGCGCGGCGGGCCGCGGAGTGGATGCCGTCGGCGGCGACGACCAGGTCCGGGCCTCCGTCCTCGGCGGCCTCCTCGGGGGTGGGGGCGCTGCCCAGCCGGAGGACGCCGCCGGGGAGGCGGTCGGCGAGGAGGTCGAGCAGCTCCGCGCGGTGCAGCACCACGATCGGCTCGCCCAGTGCGGCGGCGAGCCTGCGGCCGTCCATCCGGGCCAGCCAGCGGCCGTCCGGCCGCCGGAGGCCGCCGTCGCCCTGCGGGACCGCGCGGGCGCGGACGTCCTTGCCGAGGGAGGGGTCGATCGCGTCCAGGGCCCGCAGGGCGTTGGGGGCGAGGCTGATGCCCGAGCCGACGGGGCGGAGGGACTCGGCCCGCTCGTGGACGGCGAGGACCCGGGTGCCGCGGGCGGCCAGCGCGAGGGCGGCGGTGAGGCCGCCGATTCCGCCGCCGACGACGGTGGCGGTGCGGGCGGCGGTGCGGGGGACCATGAGGACCCTTTCGACTACAGGTGTAGTGCTTCCGCTCCCGACGTTACTACGCCTGTAGTGTGAACGCCATGAGCGGGAGTGAGAGGGCCGCGCTGATCGCGGACGCGGCGATCGCGCTGCTCGCCGAGCGGGGGCTGCGCGGGCTGACCCACCGCGCGGTGGACGAGGCGGCCGGACTGCCGCCCGGATCCACCTCCAACCACGCCCGGACGCGGGCCGCGCTGCTGGCGGCCGCGCTGGACCGGATCGCCGAGCTGGAGGCGGGGGAGTACGCGCCGCAGCCGGACGGCGGGTCGGCGGACCCGCGGGGGTTCCTGGTCGCGGTCGTGGCGGGCGGTCTGTGCGAGGCGCTGGGGCCGCGCGGCCGGGCGCTGACGCTGGCCCGGCTGGAACTGGCGCTGGAGGCCGGGCGGCGGCCGGAGCTACGGGCCCGGTACGACGCGTTGGGGGCCGGGTTCCGGGGGATGGCGGAGCGGTTGCTGTGCGCGGCGGGGGCGGCGGAGCCGGGGTGGGCGGCGGAGCGGTTGGTCGCCTGGTGCGACGGCGTGCTGTTCCACGCGGTGGCGGGAGCGGGCGCGGAGCGGGGGCGAAGCGAGGCATCCCTGCGGCAGGAGGTCGAGACGATGCTGACCGCGCTACTGGGCGCGTGACCGCCGCCGAGCCCCGCCCCGGAAGGGGCCCCGCGGGGCCGTTTTCGGGTGCTAGGTGGTGTGGATGATCGCCGCGGAGAGTGGCGGCAGGTGGAGGGTCTGACCGCTCGGGGATGGGGACGGGGGCGGGTCGGCGGGGTAGTGGGCCAGGATCTCGGCCGTGCGGACCCTCTCTCCCAGGGGGACGGTTCGCGGTTCTTCGGAGAGGTTCACCGCTGTGCGGTAGGGGCCGCGGTGGAGGACCAGCCAGCGGCCGGCCTCGTCGTAGGCGACGGCCTCGGGCGGGAGGGGGGAGGCCAGCGGCGGGTGGGTGCGGCGGAGGGCGATCAGGGTGCGGTGCCAGGCGAGGAGGCTCGCATGCGGCTCCCGGTCGCGTTCGGCGCGGTCGAGGGTGGAGGCGGCGACGGTCTCCGGCGACTGCGGGTCGGGGATCTCCTCCGCCGCCCAGCCGTGTTCGGCGAACTCGCGGCGGCGCCCGGTGCGTACCGCCTCGGCGAGCTCGGGGTCGGTGTGGTCGGTGAAGTACTGCCAGGGCGTGCCCGCGCCCCACTCCTCGCCCATGAAGAGCATGGGGGTGAAGGGCGAGGTGAGGAGGAGGGCGGCGCCCGCGGCGACCGCGCCCGGCGGCGCGAGCGCCGAGATCCGTTCGCCGAGGGCCCGGTTGCCGATCTGGTCGTGGGTCTGGAGGTAGCCGAGGAGGCGGTGGCGGGGCGTCAGCTCGCCCGGGGGCCGGCCGTGCCGGCGGCCGCGGAAGGTGGACCAGCAGCCGTCGTGGAGCCAGCCGCGGACCAGGACCCGGGCGACGGACTCCAGCGGGCCGCGGGGGAGTTCGGCCACCTCGGGGGAGGGCCCCGAGGGCCGGCCCGCGAAGTCGGCATAGTAGCCGCTCGACTCGCCGGTGAGGGCGGCGTGGAGGGCGTGGTGGTAGTCGTCGCTCCACTGCGCGGCCAGGCCGTAGCCGCCGGACTCGCGCGGGGTGATCAGCCGGGGGTCGTTGAGGTCGGACTCGGGGATCAGGAAGAGTGGGCGCTTGGTCGCCGTGGCGAGGGCGTCCACGGCGGCGGAGAGGTCCTCCAGGAAGTGGACGGCGCGGTCGTCGGCCAGGGCGTGGACGGCGTCCAGGCGGAGGCCGTCGATCCGGTAGTCCCGGAGCCAGGCCAGGGCGGAGCCGATGAGGTAGCCGCGGACCTCGTCGGAGCCGGGCGCGTCCAGGTTCACCGCCGAGCCCCAGGGCGTCTGGTGACGGTCGGTCAGGTACGGGCCGAAGACCGGGAGGTGGTTGCCGGAGGGGCCGAAGTGGTTGTGGACCACGTCCAGCACCACGCCCAGGCCGAGCCGGTGGGCCGCGTCCACGAAGCGCTTCAGCCCGTCGGGGCCGCCGTACGGCTCGTGCACCGCCCAGGGGGCGACCCCGTCGTAGCCCCAGCCGTGCCGGCCGGGGAACGGGCAGATCGGCATCAACTCGACCAGGTCGATGCCGAGTTCGACCAGCTCAGGCAGATGGGCGGCGGCCGCGTCGAAGGTGCCCTCGGGGGTGAAGGTGCCGATGTGGAGCTCGTAGAGGACGCTGCCGGGGAGCGGGCGTGCCGTGGCCCGGGCGTCGGGGGCGGTCCAGCGGAAGGCGGAGTGGTCGACCAGCCGGGAGGGGCCGTCCGGGCCGTACGGCTGCCGGCGGCTGCGGGGGTCCGGGTGCGGCTCGCCGCCGTCCAGCCGGAAGGCGTAGTCGGAGCGGCCGGCCACGGCCGGGACCACCGCCTGCCACCAGCCGTCCCGGCCGGGGACGCGGGACATCGGGTGGCGGGTGCCGTCCACCTCCACCTCGACCCGCTCCTTGGCCAGCGGCGCCCAGACCTCGAACGGGTGGGGGGAGGCGGGGTGGTGGCGGTCAGTCATCGCTGGGGCCCTCCTCCGCGGGGACCGGGGCGAGGAGGGCGACGGGACGGTCGGCGAGGAGATCGGCCAGCGGCGTCTCGCCGGTGTGGAGGGAGGGGCCGGTGGACAGCAGGTCGGTCCAGCGACCGGGCGGGAGGGGCAGGCTGGTCGGCCCCCAGCCGCCGGAGCGGAGGAGGCGGTAGGGGAGCCGGGTGGCGACGGTGATCGTGCGCAGCGCGGGCGGCCGCGGCGCGGGCTCCTCCGGGCTCTCCGCCGCCGGCTCGCGGAGGAATGCGAGGGCGTGCTCGGCCGCCGGCCCCCGGGCGGCCAGCGGGGTGTACGGGCCGGCGAAGACCTCGGGGTGGGCCCGGCGGAGCCGCAGCACCACCGCGGTGAGGTGGAGCTTCTCGGCGGCGAGCGGGTCGGTGCCGGGGCGGCGGCGGCCTCTGCGCCGGCCGCTGCGCCGGCGTCCGCCGCGCGGTCCGCGGCGAGACCTGCGGTGCGTTCGGCGGCGCGGACGGGCCCGTCCCGGTCCACCGCGGCCAGCCGCTCGGCGGCGGCCGCGAGGTCCACCGGTCGGCGGTTGTCCGGGTCGACCAGCGTCCGCAGCGGCTCCTCCGAGCCCTGGTAGAGGTCGGGCACGCCCGGCATGGTCAGGTGGAGGAGGGCCGCCGCCAGGGTGTTGGAGCGGGCGTACGGCTCCAGCGTGCGGACGAAGGCGGCCACCCGTTCGCTCCGCTCCGGGTCGGCCAGGGCGGCCCTGGCGTACGCCTCGACGGCGGCCTCGTACTCCTCGTCCGGCTCGGTCCAGGAGGTGCGGGTCTTGGCCTCGCGGGCGGCCTTGAGCACCGCCGCGACCAGCCGGTCGGCGTCGATCGGCCAGGCGGCGACGGCGGTCTGCCAGAGCTGCTCGGCCAGCTGCGGGTCCGGGGTGTCCTTGGACCACTGGGTGAGCGCCGCGTCCCAGGCGTCCGGCAGCTCGGCGAGGACCGCGAGCCGGGCCCGGGCGTCCGCGCTGCGCTTGGTGTCGTGGGTGGACAGGGCCGTCATGCCGAACGGGTGCTCGTTCTGGGCGCGGGCGCAGAAGGCGTGGAAGCCCGCCGGGGCGAGCGCGGGGCGGGCCGGGTCACCGCCGACCTCGTTGGCGGAGAGCAGCGGGGTCCAGCGGTAGAAGGCGGTGTCCTCGATGCCCTTGGCGGCGACCGCGGCGGAGGTCTGGCCGAAGCGGGCGCAGAAGTCGTCCCTGGCCGGGCCGCGGCCGAGGGCCCCCAGCACCAGGGCGTGGAGGAAGTCCGCGGTCGGCTCGGCGTACGGGGCCGTGGCGGGGTCCTCGCGCAGCGCCTCCCGGGCCGCGTCCACGGCGGTGCGGACCCGCTCGGCGTCGGCGGGCGAGGGCTTCTCGCCCGGGACGACGTACGCCCGGTAGGCCGGGAAGCCGGCCAGGGCGGCGGCGACGGCCTCCCGCACCGCCCAGGGGGCGAGGTCGCGGGCCGCCGGGGACTCCGCGCCGACCTCCTCCGCGGCGCGCAGCGCGACCCGGGTCAGCCGGTCCACCTCGGCGGCGAGTTCACCGTGCGGGGTGAGGAGTTCGCGCTGTGATCCGCTCGCCGTGGCCCGGAAGTCGAGGTCCTCGCCGGCCCAGTCGCTCTCGCCGCCGCGGGCGGCGCTCAGCTCGGCGAGCCGGGCGGCGCCGGCCGGGTCGGTGAGCACCCCGCCGACGGCGCGCAGGGCGTCGTAGCCCGTGGTGCCGGCGCAGGGCCAGTCGGCGGGCAGCGTCTCGTCGCCGGTGAGGATCTTCTCGACGACCACGTAGGCCCCGCCGGTCCGCTCGGCCAGCCGGCGGAGGTAGCCGCGCGGGTCGGCCAGGCCGTCCGGATGGTCGATCCGGAACCCGTCCAGCACCCCCTCCCGGTGCAGCCGCAGCAGGACCTCGTGGGTCGCCGCGAACACCTCCTCCACCTCGACCCGGAGCGCGATCAGGTCGCTGACGGTGAAGAACCGGCGGTAGTTGAGCTCGCTGCGGCCGAGCCGCCACCAGGCCGGGCGGTACCACTGGCGGTCGATCAGCTCGGTGGCCGGGGCGCCCTCCCGCCAGGTGCCGGCGGCCAGCGGGAAGGTGTGGCCGTGCCAGTGGAGCTCGCCGGAGTCCGCGGAGTCGGCGGAGTCCGCCGGCGGAATCGTCCGGAAGGCCGCGTCCACCGCGGGGTCGCCCAGCCGGCCGCCGAGCACCGGCAGCAGGATCCGGCCGCCCTGGGCCTCCCAGTCCACGTCGAACCACTGCGCGAAGGGGGAGGCGGGGCCGTCCCGGAGGACCATCCAGAGCGGATGGTTCAGCCGCTGCGGCACCGGGACCGCCATATGGTTCGGCACGGTGTCCGCGATGATCCCGAGGCCCCGCTCGTGGGCGGCCTCGGCCAGCTCGCGCAGGGCTTCCTCGCCGCCGAGCTGCTCGCTGATCCGGGTGTGGTCGACGGTGTCGTAGCCGTGGGTGGAGCCGGGGCGGCCTCCAGCAGCGGCGA contains the following coding sequences:
- a CDS encoding TetR/AcrR family transcriptional regulator; the encoded protein is MSGSERAALIADAAIALLAERGLRGLTHRAVDEAAGLPPGSTSNHARTRAALLAAALDRIAELEAGEYAPQPDGGSADPRGFLVAVVAGGLCEALGPRGRALTLARLELALEAGRRPELRARYDALGAGFRGMAERLLCAAGAAEPGWAAERLVAWCDGVLFHAVAGAGAERGRSEASLRQEVETMLTALLGA
- the treZ gene encoding malto-oligosyltrehalose trehalohydrolase is translated as MTDRHHPASPHPFEVWAPLAKERVEVEVDGTRHPMSRVPGRDGWWQAVVPAVAGRSDYAFRLDGGEPHPDPRSRRQPYGPDGPSRLVDHSAFRWTAPDARATARPLPGSVLYELHIGTFTPEGTFDAAAAHLPELVELGIDLVELMPICPFPGRHGWGYDGVAPWAVHEPYGGPDGLKRFVDAAHRLGLGVVLDVVHNHFGPSGNHLPVFGPYLTDRHQTPWGSAVNLDAPGSDEVRGYLIGSALAWLRDYRIDGLRLDAVHALADDRAVHFLEDLSAAVDALATATKRPLFLIPESDLNDPRLITPRESGGYGLAAQWSDDYHHALHAALTGESSGYYADFAGRPSGPSPEVAELPRGPLESVARVLVRGWLHDGCWSTFRGRRHGRPPGELTPRHRLLGYLQTHDQIGNRALGERISALAPPGAVAAGAALLLTSPFTPMLFMGEEWGAGTPWQYFTDHTDPELAEAVRTGRRREFAEHGWAAEEIPDPQSPETVAASTLDRAERDREPHASLLAWHRTLIALRRTHPPLASPLPPEAVAYDEAGRWLVLHRGPYRTAVNLSEEPRTVPLGERVRTAEILAHYPADPPPSPSPSGQTLHLPPLSAAIIHTT
- a CDS encoding FAD-dependent monooxygenase encodes the protein MVPRTAARTATVVGGGIGGLTAALALAARGTRVLAVHERAESLRPVGSGISLAPNALRALDAIDPSLGKDVRARAVPQGDGGLRRPDGRWLARMDGRRLAAALGEPIVVLHRAELLDLLADRLPGGVLRLGSAPTPEEAAEDGGPDLVVAADGIHSAARRALFPDHPGPRYSGFTTWRTVLPRAAAPADVPFGETWGRGALTGVIALADGRFYLYAAALAPAGGAAPDGERAELLRRFGDWCDPIPQLLDAAEESAITRSDVHHLIDPLPAFHSGRTALLGDAAHAMTPFQGQGACQAVEDAVVLARSSTLAEYSAARLPRTTAVVRNSARVARMVAVSGRLTAALRDLSIAATPMSVAARAAASTVNWRPPAAG
- the coaE gene encoding dephospho-CoA kinase, translating into MLRVGLTGGIGAGKSEVSRLLAGHGAVIVDADLIAREVVEPGTPGLAAVVAEFGEGVLRADGTLDRPKLGAVVFADKERLAALNAIVHPLVRDRSAELEAAAGPDDVLVNDVPLLAENGLRDLYDLVVVVDAADGTRLRRLVELRGMAESEARARMAAQASREQRLAIADIVIDNDGPLARLAPRVAEVWDELKSRAAKRG